In Candidatus Binatia bacterium, the genomic stretch TGTCCCTATCCTCCCAGAACGAATAGAGAAGACTCTGTGCCGTTGAACGTTGGAACCTTGCCTATCGCCACTGCGCTTGTTAGGATGCCTCTATCATAAGATGACGAACGCGGCTATGGCCAAGCCTGAAAGTTCATTCAGTAAACTCACCTACGAGGATTATGTCCTCTTTCCTGACGATGGGAGGCGCCATGAAATCGTCGAAGGAGACCATACCGTGACGCCGGCGCCCAAGACGAAGCATCAGAGGGTGTCATTCAACCTTGCTTTGGCCATCGGCTCATTCGTTAAGCAGCGCAATCTCGGTTTGGTTTTCGCCGCTCCCAGCGATGTGATTTTGTCCGACGAAAACGTCGTCCAACCCGATCTCCTGTTCGTGACCCAAAAAAGATCCGAGATTGTCACCGAAGACAACATCCGCGGCGCTCCCGATCTTATCGTCGAGATTGTTTCCGAGACCACACGGAAGCGGGACGAGCAGACGAAGCGAAAGCTCTACGAACGCTACGGGGTGCGCGAATACTGGATCGTCGATCCCGAACTCGAGACCGTAAGGGTCTTCAGGCGTAAAGAGCAGGTTTACGCCCCGCCGGTGGAGTTCACCAGGGGGAAAACCGCCACGCTGAGCACCGATCTTCTTCCCGAATTCCGGCTCTCCCTTAGCGAGCTTTTCTCATAGGGATCAGAAAGGGTTTGGGAGTCTGTGTGCTACGAACGCAACTATCGCTTTAGCGATGGTAGCGGTGCTTTACTCATGATGAGGGTAGGTCCCTCGAAGTCGGCGTGCAGGCGCAGACTTCAAACCACCGGAAGCGGCGTGGACTAAGAGTCTTCGTCGTGAGCGTTGCCGGAAAAGGCGGAATGTAATCCGTCAGGTAAGAATCAAGAAGACGAACGCAAGTGAACCGCTGATGAAGTGTCGAAAGAACGAAAGCGGCGTCGAAACCGGGATCGAGACTCTGTCCCGCGAAGGAAGTGGAGGATGACCTGTTTACCGCTCCACTGGCGTCCGGCATGAAGGCGGCGTGATTTTGATTCAGGCGTGGGTGAGGAACGTAGGAACCTGTCGCTCCGATGCAAAGGGAGAAGCGCAAGCGGGCAGCCCCCGCAAGCGCCGGAGTACCGAGGCGGGGCACAGGGACGGAGTCGCTCGTAGTAGGGAGGAAGGTTCTGTAATGGGACCGGACCGAAGGGGCGTCGTCGTCAGGTGTTATCGGGCGGGCAACTCGCGAGAGGAGGACTCGCATGGATAACACCAAACCGTTTTGTATTTCCAAACGTGAAGTTTGGGAAGCGTACAAACGGGTAAAAGCAAACCAGGGAGCAGCGGGAGTCGACGGGCAGTCGATTGAGCAGTTCGAAGAGGATTTGGAAAATAATCTCTATCGGCTGTGGAATCGAATGTGCTCCGGCAGTTACTTCCCGCCGCCGGTGCGCCGGGTAGACATCCCGAAGGGCGATGGACAGACGCGACCGCTCGGCATACCGACGGTCTCAGATCGCATCGCCCAGATGGTGGTCCAGCGATACCTTGAGCCGATTGTGGAGCCGCTGTTCCATGACGACTCGTATGGTTATCGAGCCGGCCGGTCAGCGCATCAGGCACTATCGGTGGCGCGCCAGCGTTGCTGGCGTTACGACTGGGTGCTTGGACGATTTCACGCTTCGGCACTCCGTCGCGCACTGCGCACACTGGATGATTTCCTGGTGCGGTGGGCGCAACGCAAATACAAGAGATTCCGTGCGCACAAGAAGCGAGCATGGCAATGGTTGTGGCGGGTCCGCGCCCGCCAGCCTGACCTGTTTGCGCATTGGGCGCTGGCGTCAACGGTTGGACGATAGGAGCCCGGATGAATCGAGAGGTTCACGTCCGGTTCTGGGAGGGCCTGGCGGTGAAATCCCGCCGGGCTACTCAACTTTCAAGGGCGGGAAGAACTCCCGACCCCAATCACCTTCGCTTCGGGATGCCGTAGCGTGCCCAATCCTGAGCGACGCTCGCCGCGGCCTCGGCCGAAGGCGCGCAGACGGGCGCAAAATTTTTGGCGTCGTAGCGCGTGGCGTCGATAATCATTTTCGCGGTCAGCGGCGGGCGCTTTGGCTCCCCTCGCGGCAGAGATGGATCGAGGATGATGCCGGGCAACTCGCTTAAAATCTCGACGTCTCGATTGGGCTGAACGCGGGTTGCCACGGCCCATTCCACCTGCGTGGGGTCCGTAGGATCAATGTCGTCATCGACGACGATCACTTGTTTGATTCCCCGGCCCGCTGTTGTTCCGAGCACGGCCAGGCCCACATACTTGCCGAACCCTTCGTAGGGTTTCTCGACCGCAACGACGGCGTGAAGCGCTCCGCCGCCGCCGGGGCTCATGTGCGCGCGCTTGAGGCCCGGCAGCGCGATCTGGCGGATGAGTTCCGCCTCCCGCGGCACCGCCACGATCACGCCTGATCCGGACGGCGGCTGCCCTTCATAAACGGCGTGAAGAATCGGGCGCTTCCTATGTGTGATCGCCTTTACGCGGATGACCGGGCGCGGCGCGCGATGGCCGCCGTAGTATCCGGTAAATTCCCCGAAGGGGCCCTCTTCGCGTAAAACGCCAGGCAAAATCTCCCCTTCGATGACGATCTCGGCGGCGGCGGGCACTTCCAATGGAATCGTCTTACAACGAACCAGCTCTAACGGTCTCCCGCGCAGCGCGCCCGCGACCGCCAGCTCGTCTCTGCCGTAGGGGACCGGCGCCACGGCGGCCATCGGCACCACCGGATCGGCGCCGAGAACGATCGCTACCGGAAAAGGTTCCTTAGGTCTCTTACTCCATTGGTGTCTCAGGTGCCCATAGGGCTCCACGAGGATACCGAGAGTGTTGCGGTCGTGGACCTGGTTGCGGTAGACGCCGACGTTGCGGACTTGAGTTTCCGGGTCTTTACTAATGTGGCAGGCGAGCGTGAGATACGGTCCGCCGTCGAGCTGATTCCATACGGGCACGGGAAGTTTGGTCAGATCGATTTCGTCGCCGACGCATACATGCTGCTGGCACGCGCCGCGCTCCGCGATCACCGGCGGGAGCGGGTTGGCGGTGCGGCGGTTCCACTCCGAGGCCAATGCCTCAGGCGCTACACCTAGAGCCAGAGCGTAGCGCCGGCGCGAAGCCAAAAGATCGACCGCCAGAAATTCCTCCCGGCCTCTGGGGCATTCGAACAGCAAACCCGGACCGTGATTGCGCAGATTGCGCAGGCAGATTGCGCCGACTTCCTGGTCGAGCGCTGCGGGAACTTTGACCCTTGCCAGCTCGCCTTCGCCTTCAAGACGCTGGAGGAAGCTTCTTAAATCGTACGCGAGACCGGACGCGCCCATGAAAACTCCCAGTCCGAATTATTCACCACCGAAGATCTGTTACGGCTACTTTCTCCCTTGGCGCCCTTGCGCGAAAGACCCTCTCCCTCACCCTCTCCCGCACGCGGGAGAGGGAAGGGGTGAGGGTAAAAGTCCGTCATTCCCGAATGCTCCTATCGGGAATCCAGACGAAATCATGACTGGACCCCCGACCCATTCGACGTGGCTCAGGGTCGTGGTGAGCACAGTCGAACCACGATAAAAACATTC encodes the following:
- a CDS encoding UbiD family decarboxylase — encoded protein: MGASGLAYDLRSFLQRLEGEGELARVKVPAALDQEVGAICLRNLRNHGPGLLFECPRGREEFLAVDLLASRRRYALALGVAPEALASEWNRRTANPLPPVIAERGACQQHVCVGDEIDLTKLPVPVWNQLDGGPYLTLACHISKDPETQVRNVGVYRNQVHDRNTLGILVEPYGHLRHQWSKRPKEPFPVAIVLGADPVVPMAAVAPVPYGRDELAVAGALRGRPLELVRCKTIPLEVPAAAEIVIEGEILPGVLREEGPFGEFTGYYGGHRAPRPVIRVKAITHRKRPILHAVYEGQPPSGSGVIVAVPREAELIRQIALPGLKRAHMSPGGGGALHAVVAVEKPYEGFGKYVGLAVLGTTAGRGIKQVIVVDDDIDPTDPTQVEWAVATRVQPNRDVEILSELPGIILDPSLPRGEPKRPPLTAKMIIDATRYDAKNFAPVCAPSAEAAASVAQDWARYGIPKRR
- a CDS encoding Uma2 family endonuclease, which encodes MTNAAMAKPESSFSKLTYEDYVLFPDDGRRHEIVEGDHTVTPAPKTKHQRVSFNLALAIGSFVKQRNLGLVFAAPSDVILSDENVVQPDLLFVTQKRSEIVTEDNIRGAPDLIVEIVSETTRKRDEQTKRKLYERYGVREYWIVDPELETVRVFRRKEQVYAPPVEFTRGKTATLSTDLLPEFRLSLSELFS